A stretch of Henckelia pumila isolate YLH828 chromosome 4, ASM3356847v2, whole genome shotgun sequence DNA encodes these proteins:
- the LOC140860358 gene encoding tubby-like F-box protein 8 gives MSFRSIARDIRDSFGSLSRRSFDVRLSGHHRGKSHGSFHDLDDQHLVIQNSRWANLPPELLFDVIKRLEESESTWPARKHVVACASVCRSWRITCKEIVRNPEFCGKLTFPVSLKQPGHRDGTIQCFIKRDKSNLTYHLFLCLSPALLVENGKFLLSAKRTRRTTCTEYVISMDADNISRSSSTYIGKLRSNFLGTKFIIYDTQPPHACSHIPPPGRTSRRFYSKKVSPKVPTGNYNIAQITYELNVLGTRGPRRMNCVMHSIPMSSLEPGGVVPGQPELLPRPLEDSFRSISFSKSLDHSTEFSSSRFSEIAGLSNEDDNKSRPLVLKNKSPRWHEQLQCWCLNFRGRVTVASVKNFQLIAATQPAASAPTTSQPAQSDHDKIILQFGKVGKDMFTMDYRYPLSAFQAFAICLSSFDTKLACE, from the exons ATGTCATTCCGAAGTATAGCTCGGGACATAAGAGATAGTTTTGGGAGCTTATCTCGGAGGAGTTTTGATGTGAGATTGTCTGGTCATCATCGTGGTAAGTCGCATGGGTCATTTCATGACTTGGATGATCAGCATTTGGTAATCCAAAATAGCCGCTGGGCTAATCTGCCTCCCGAGCTACTATTTGATGTGATTAAAAGGTTGGAAGAGAGTGAGAGTACATGGCCTGCTAGGAAGCATGTGGTCGCGTGTGCTTCTGTTTGCCGATCTTGGAGGATCACATGCAAAGAAATTGTTCGAAATCCTGAATTTTGTGGGAAGCTTACTTTTCCAGTTTCGTTGAAGCAG CCTGGGCATCGTGATGGAACTATCCAATGCTTCATAAAGAGGGACAAATCTAATTTAACATATCATCTTTTTCTGTGTCTCAGTCCTG CTTTGCTTGTTGAAAATGGAAAGTTCCTTCTCTCTGCAAAAAGAACTCGCAGAACAACATGTACAGAGTATGTCATCTCAATGGATGCGGACAACATTTCTAGATCAAGTAGCACATATATCGGAAAACTTAG ATCAAATTTTCTGGGCACAAAGTTTATAATCTATGATACACAGCCTCCACATGCGTGTTCACACATACCCCCACCAGGGAGAACCAGCCGCAGATTCTACTCCAAGAAAGTATCTCCGAAAGTCCCGACAGGAAATTATAACATCGCTCAAATCACGTACGAGCTAAACGTGCTTGGGACACGTGGCCCGCGTAGGATGAACTGCGTTATGCACTCAATACCCATGTCATCCCTGGAGCCAGGTGGAGTCGTCCCTGGACAACCAGAACTCCTTCCAAGACCCCTCGAGGACTCCTTTAGGAGCATCTCCTTCTCGAAATCTCTGGACCACTCCACCGAATTCAGCAGCTCCCGTTTTTCCGAGATTGCAGGGCTGTCTAACGAAGACGACAACAAATCGAGACCCTTGGTTCTCAAGAACAAGTCCCCCCGATGGCACGAACAGTTACAGTGCTGGTGCCTCAATTTCCGAGGGCGCGTGACCGTCGCGTCGGTGAAGAACTTTCAGTTGATTGCCGCCACACAACCCGCAGCAAGTGCGCCGACCACGTCTCAGCCAGCGCAGTCCGATCACGACAAAATCATCCTCCAGTTCGGTAAGGTTGGAAAGGACATGTTTACTATGGATTATCGATACCCGTTGTCGGCCTTTCAGGCGTTTGCGATCTGTTTGAGCAGCTTTGACACAAAATTGGCTTGTGAATAA
- the LOC140864526 gene encoding G-box-binding factor 4-like isoform X3, with the protein MAYSKVMMASSSPPNPDLPPHSSSPALPSSANLQSGFGSMNMEDILNNIYSDSDSFAPDNNSMKNGSSKTVDEVWRDIVSGGVEPAMTLEVFLAKAGVVNKGDVGVSEAPKEMMTSATGVPPVQFAPAVCVQNGMGAGGFGMEFGNGVAAVSGGGRGKRRATVEEAPLDKATQQKQRRMIKNRESAARSRERKQAYTVELESQVTKLEDEKAELLKEEFELKRQRYKQGMHNDSSSAIVSP; encoded by the exons ATGGCGTATTCAAAGGTGATGATGGCTTCGAGTTCACCGCCCAATCCGGATCTGCCACCTCACTCCTCGTCTCCCGCTTTACCTTCTTCTGCAAATCTTCAATCGGGATTCGGCTCCATGAACATGGAGGATATACTCAATAATATCTACTCCGACTCCGATTCTTTCGCGCCGGATAACAACTCTATGAAGAATGGGAGTAGTAAGACGGTCGACGAGGTGTGGAGGGATATTGTCTCCGGCGGTGTGGAGCCGGCCATGACGCTCGAGGTTTTTCTCGCCAAGGCTGGAGTGGTCAATAAGGGGGATGTTGGGGTCTCGGAGGCGCCCAAGGAGATGATGACTTCTGCAACAGGGGTTCCGCCGGTTCAGTTTGCTCCGGCTGTCTGCGTTCAGAATGGCATGGGTGCTGGAGGGTTTGGAATGGAGTTTGGGAATGGGGTGGCGGCTGTGAGCGGTGGTGGCAGAGGGAAGAGGAGGGCGACGGTGGAGGAGGCGCCGCTCGACAAGGCCACCCAGCAGAAACAGAGGAGGATGATCAAGAATAGGGAGTCGGCAGCTAGGTCCAGGGAGAGAAAACAG GCTTATACTGTGGAGTTGGAGTCACAGGTGACAAAACTAGAGGACGAAAAGGCAGAGCTTTTGAAAGAAGAG TTTGAATTGAAGAGGCAGCGATATAAACAG GGTATGCATAACGATTCTTCTAGTGCAATTGTCTCACCTTAA
- the LOC140864526 gene encoding G-box-binding factor 4-like isoform X1: protein MAYSKVMMASSSPPNPDLPPHSSSPALPSSANLQSGFGSMNMEDILNNIYSDSDSFAPDNNSMKNGSSKTVDEVWRDIVSGGVEPAMTLEVFLAKAGVVNKGDVGVSEAPKEMMTSATGVPPVQFAPAVCVQNGMGAGGFGMEFGNGVAAVSGGGRGKRRATVEEAPLDKATQQKQRRMIKNRESAARSRERKQAYTVELESQVTKLEDEKAELLKEEFELKRQRYKQFSVDSHVSTQGFTAYSPYVLGYFKIYQLMENLIPVAEKRRPPRVLRRVHSMNW from the exons ATGGCGTATTCAAAGGTGATGATGGCTTCGAGTTCACCGCCCAATCCGGATCTGCCACCTCACTCCTCGTCTCCCGCTTTACCTTCTTCTGCAAATCTTCAATCGGGATTCGGCTCCATGAACATGGAGGATATACTCAATAATATCTACTCCGACTCCGATTCTTTCGCGCCGGATAACAACTCTATGAAGAATGGGAGTAGTAAGACGGTCGACGAGGTGTGGAGGGATATTGTCTCCGGCGGTGTGGAGCCGGCCATGACGCTCGAGGTTTTTCTCGCCAAGGCTGGAGTGGTCAATAAGGGGGATGTTGGGGTCTCGGAGGCGCCCAAGGAGATGATGACTTCTGCAACAGGGGTTCCGCCGGTTCAGTTTGCTCCGGCTGTCTGCGTTCAGAATGGCATGGGTGCTGGAGGGTTTGGAATGGAGTTTGGGAATGGGGTGGCGGCTGTGAGCGGTGGTGGCAGAGGGAAGAGGAGGGCGACGGTGGAGGAGGCGCCGCTCGACAAGGCCACCCAGCAGAAACAGAGGAGGATGATCAAGAATAGGGAGTCGGCAGCTAGGTCCAGGGAGAGAAAACAG GCTTATACTGTGGAGTTGGAGTCACAGGTGACAAAACTAGAGGACGAAAAGGCAGAGCTTTTGAAAGAAGAG TTTGAATTGAAGAGGCAGCGATATAAACAG TTCTCTGTTGATAGCCATGTTTCCACTCAAGGCTTTACTGCCTACTCACCGTACGTACTCGGTTATTTCAAAATTTACCAGCTCATGGAGAACCTAATCCCAGTTGCGGAGAAACGAAGGCCTCCAAGAGTTTTGCGTAGAGTTCATTCGATGAACTGGTAA
- the LOC140864526 gene encoding G-box-binding factor 4-like isoform X2 — MAYSKVMMASSSPPNPDLPPHSSSPALPSSANLQSGFGSMNMEDILNNIYSDSDSFAPDNNSMKNGSSKTVDEVWRDIVSGGVEPAMTLEVFLAKAGVVNKGDVGVSEAPKEMMTSATGVPPVQFAPAVCVQNGMGAGGFGMEFGNGVAAVSGGGRGKRRATVEEAPLDKATQQKQRRMIKNRESAARSRERKQAYTVELESQVTKLEDEKAELLKEEFELKRQRYKQLMENLIPVAEKRRPPRVLRRVHSMNW, encoded by the exons ATGGCGTATTCAAAGGTGATGATGGCTTCGAGTTCACCGCCCAATCCGGATCTGCCACCTCACTCCTCGTCTCCCGCTTTACCTTCTTCTGCAAATCTTCAATCGGGATTCGGCTCCATGAACATGGAGGATATACTCAATAATATCTACTCCGACTCCGATTCTTTCGCGCCGGATAACAACTCTATGAAGAATGGGAGTAGTAAGACGGTCGACGAGGTGTGGAGGGATATTGTCTCCGGCGGTGTGGAGCCGGCCATGACGCTCGAGGTTTTTCTCGCCAAGGCTGGAGTGGTCAATAAGGGGGATGTTGGGGTCTCGGAGGCGCCCAAGGAGATGATGACTTCTGCAACAGGGGTTCCGCCGGTTCAGTTTGCTCCGGCTGTCTGCGTTCAGAATGGCATGGGTGCTGGAGGGTTTGGAATGGAGTTTGGGAATGGGGTGGCGGCTGTGAGCGGTGGTGGCAGAGGGAAGAGGAGGGCGACGGTGGAGGAGGCGCCGCTCGACAAGGCCACCCAGCAGAAACAGAGGAGGATGATCAAGAATAGGGAGTCGGCAGCTAGGTCCAGGGAGAGAAAACAG GCTTATACTGTGGAGTTGGAGTCACAGGTGACAAAACTAGAGGACGAAAAGGCAGAGCTTTTGAAAGAAGAG TTTGAATTGAAGAGGCAGCGATATAAACAG CTCATGGAGAACCTAATCCCAGTTGCGGAGAAACGAAGGCCTCCAAGAGTTTTGCGTAGAGTTCATTCGATGAACTGGTAA